Proteins encoded by one window of Actinocorallia herbida:
- a CDS encoding MFS transporter: MTQEGTATYEGTAPHPRRWAALGVLSISLLLVVMDMTILNVALPEIAADLRPGALELLWMVDVYSLVVAGLLVTVSSLGDRWGRKRLLLAGFAVFGLASAAVLFADSPAEVIAVRALLGVGGAMIMPSTLSMIRTLFSDPGERAKALGVWATMAALGGALGPIVGGLLLEAFSWHAAFLVNVPVMVVAVVAGLVLLPESRDPSPGRWDALGTVLSIAGMVGLVYAIKHLFTEGPTTETVVSGAVAAVCLVWFVRRCLGRPDPLLEVRLFRGGAFTSGTLAALTSSVGLAGAMLLLVQWMQLVEGYTPLQTGLAMLPLAATAAIFSPLAPGIAARIGARTVLAGGLAISAAGLALLGFVPLTYPWVATGAALVGVGMASLAVASAVIMAGAPVAKAGSAAAIEETSYEVGGALGVAVLGSIAAALYRAGLPADAGPEARESLSGALEAARALDAPALAVQAQTAFTESVGTACLYGGLVMFAAALAIWRLTPARLDLSAVQH, from the coding sequence ATGACCCAGGAGGGGACCGCGACCTACGAGGGCACCGCGCCGCACCCGCGCCGGTGGGCGGCGCTGGGCGTCCTGTCGATCAGCCTGCTGCTGGTCGTCATGGACATGACCATCCTCAACGTGGCGCTGCCCGAGATCGCCGCCGACCTGCGGCCCGGCGCGCTCGAACTGCTCTGGATGGTCGACGTCTACTCGCTCGTCGTCGCCGGGCTGCTCGTCACCGTCAGCTCGCTCGGCGACCGCTGGGGCCGCAAGCGCCTGCTGCTCGCGGGATTCGCGGTGTTCGGCCTCGCCTCCGCGGCGGTGCTGTTCGCCGACAGCCCCGCCGAGGTGATCGCGGTGCGGGCGCTGCTCGGCGTCGGCGGCGCGATGATCATGCCGTCGACGCTGTCGATGATCCGGACCCTGTTCAGCGACCCGGGCGAGCGGGCGAAGGCCCTCGGCGTCTGGGCGACCATGGCGGCGCTCGGGGGCGCGCTCGGGCCGATCGTCGGCGGGCTGCTGCTCGAGGCGTTCAGCTGGCACGCGGCGTTCCTGGTGAACGTGCCCGTCATGGTCGTCGCGGTGGTGGCCGGGCTCGTGCTGCTGCCCGAGTCGCGCGACCCGTCGCCGGGGCGGTGGGACGCACTGGGCACGGTCCTGTCCATCGCCGGAATGGTCGGGCTCGTCTACGCGATCAAGCACCTGTTCACCGAAGGACCGACCACGGAGACGGTCGTCTCCGGGGCGGTCGCCGCGGTGTGCCTCGTCTGGTTCGTCCGGAGGTGCTTGGGTCGTCCTGATCCGTTGCTCGAAGTGCGGTTGTTCCGTGGAGGGGCGTTCACCTCCGGGACGCTCGCCGCGCTGACCTCGTCGGTCGGGCTCGCGGGGGCGATGCTGCTGCTCGTCCAGTGGATGCAGCTCGTCGAGGGGTACACACCGCTCCAGACCGGGCTCGCGATGCTGCCGCTGGCCGCGACCGCCGCGATCTTCTCGCCGCTCGCGCCCGGCATCGCGGCGCGGATCGGCGCGCGGACCGTCCTCGCGGGCGGACTGGCGATCAGCGCGGCCGGGCTCGCGCTCTTGGGCTTCGTCCCCCTGACGTACCCGTGGGTGGCGACCGGCGCCGCGCTCGTCGGCGTCGGCATGGCCTCGCTCGCGGTCGCCTCCGCGGTCATCATGGCCGGGGCGCCGGTGGCGAAGGCGGGCAGCGCGGCGGCCATCGAGGAGACGTCGTACGAGGTCGGCGGGGCGTTGGGCGTCGCCGTGCTCGGCAGCATCGCCGCGGCGCTGTACCGCGCCGGGCTGCCCGCCGACGCGGGGCCGGAAGCCCGCGAGTCGCTGAGCGGCGCGCTCGAGGCGGCCCGCGCGCTTGACGCACCGGCCTTGGCCGTCCAGGCGCAGACGGCGTTCACCGAGTCCGTCGGGACGGCGTGCCTTTATGGCGGGCTCGTCATGTTCGCGGCGGCCCTCGCGATCTGGCGGCTCACCCCGGCGCGTCTGGATCTGTCCGCGGTACAGCACTGA